Proteins encoded by one window of Simiduia curdlanivorans:
- the fabA gene encoding 3-hydroxyacyl-[acyl-carrier-protein] dehydratase FabA, with protein sequence MIPADRKNAYTRDDLLECGHGRMFGPGNAQLPIPNMLMLDRIVHIAAEGGEFGKGEIVAELDINPDLWFFDCHFPGDPVMPGCLGLDAMWQLVGFFLAWKGNPGRGRALGSGEVKFTGQILPTAKKVTYHINLKRVIERKLIMGIADGRVSVDGKDIYFAKDLRVGLFGNTDAF encoded by the coding sequence ATGATCCCTGCTGACAGAAAGAATGCCTACACACGCGACGATTTACTCGAGTGTGGCCATGGCCGCATGTTTGGCCCGGGCAACGCCCAACTACCCATTCCCAACATGCTGATGCTCGACCGCATCGTGCATATCGCGGCCGAAGGTGGTGAGTTTGGTAAAGGTGAAATTGTCGCCGAGCTGGATATCAATCCAGACCTCTGGTTTTTCGACTGCCACTTCCCCGGCGACCCGGTCATGCCAGGCTGCCTCGGCTTAGATGCCATGTGGCAGCTAGTGGGCTTCTTCCTCGCCTGGAAAGGCAACCCCGGTCGCGGACGTGCGCTGGGCTCAGGTGAAGTGAAATTTACCGGCCAGATTCTACCCACGGCGAAGAAAGTCACCTACCACATTAACTTAAAGCGCGTGATCGAGCGCAAACTGATCATGGGCATCGCCGATGGTCGCGTATCCGTTGACGGCAAAGACATTTATTTCGCCAAAGACCTACGCGTCGGCTTATTTGGCAACACAGACGCCTTCTAA
- a CDS encoding polyprenyl synthetase family protein: protein MLSFHKAVAADFEQVNQLIIKQLHSDVGLVENIGHYLVEAGGKRLRPLLVLLCANALGYKQAARLDLAAIIEFIHTATLLHDDVVDVSALRRGRPTANAQWGNAPSVLVGDFLYSRAFQMMVGIGRMEIMNILANTTNVISEGEVQQLVNAKNPDISEADYYTVIHKKTAALFEAACESAALLAGAPKDTQEQLRAYGYHLGLAFQLVDDALDYEGDAATLGKNVGDDLAEGKPTLPLLRAMALGDAEQKALIAQAIRSSDASLLGQVLAVVKATGGSTYTLDAAKHQAQQAIAKLAVLPDSSYKQALVDLANFSVARDH, encoded by the coding sequence ATGTTGTCTTTCCACAAAGCCGTTGCCGCTGATTTCGAGCAGGTCAACCAACTTATCATCAAGCAGCTGCACTCAGATGTCGGGCTGGTGGAGAATATCGGCCACTACTTAGTAGAAGCAGGCGGCAAGCGCTTGCGCCCACTACTGGTGCTGCTTTGCGCCAACGCGCTGGGCTACAAGCAAGCCGCGCGGCTCGACCTGGCCGCCATTATCGAATTTATCCACACCGCCACGCTACTGCACGACGACGTGGTGGATGTATCGGCCCTGCGCCGTGGCCGCCCCACCGCCAACGCCCAATGGGGCAACGCGCCCTCGGTGCTGGTGGGCGACTTCCTCTACTCGCGCGCCTTTCAGATGATGGTCGGCATCGGGCGCATGGAAATCATGAACATCCTTGCCAATACCACCAACGTCATTTCCGAAGGGGAAGTGCAGCAGCTGGTCAATGCCAAAAACCCAGACATTAGCGAAGCCGACTACTACACCGTCATTCACAAAAAGACTGCGGCACTATTCGAAGCTGCCTGTGAATCAGCAGCACTACTCGCCGGCGCACCGAAAGACACTCAAGAACAACTAAGAGCCTATGGCTATCACCTAGGCCTAGCCTTCCAACTGGTCGATGACGCCCTAGATTACGAAGGCGATGCCGCCACACTGGGCAAAAACGTCGGCGACGACTTAGCCGAAGGCAAACCCACACTGCCGCTATTGCGCGCTATGGCTCTCGGTGACGCAGAGCAAAAAGCGCTGATCGCGCAGGCTATCCGCAGCAGCGACGCCAGCCTGCTCGGCCAAGTACTGGCCGTGGTAAAAGCCACCGGCGGCTCCACCTACACCCTAGATGCAGCCAAGCATCAAGCCCAACAAGCGATAGCCAAGCTGGCTGTTTTACCCGACTCCAGCTATAAACAGGCCTTGGTCGATCTGGCCAATTTCAGCGTAGCCCGCGACCATTGA
- the rplU gene encoding 50S ribosomal protein L21, which yields MYAVFESGGKQHRVIEGETLKLEKIEVATGGKIEFDKVLLVANGDKVSLGEPVVKGALVTAEVVSHGRADKVKIVKFRRRKHSMKRQGHRQWFTEVKITSIKA from the coding sequence ATGTACGCAGTATTCGAAAGCGGTGGTAAGCAGCACCGTGTGATCGAGGGTGAAACCCTTAAGCTAGAAAAGATCGAAGTTGCCACTGGCGGCAAGATCGAGTTCGACAAAGTGCTATTGGTTGCCAATGGCGACAAAGTTTCTTTGGGTGAGCCTGTTGTTAAAGGCGCACTGGTTACCGCAGAAGTTGTAAGCCACGGCCGTGCTGACAAGGTAAAAATTGTTAAGTTCCGTCGTCGTAAGCACTCGATGAAGCGTCAAGGTCATCGTCAGTGGTTCACCGAAGTTAAAATCACTAGCATCAAAGCTTAA
- the rpmA gene encoding 50S ribosomal protein L27: MAHKKAGGSTRNGRDSESKRLGVKRFGGQVVLAGNILVRQRGTRFHAGENVGVGKDHTLFAKATGEVKFEVKGANNRKFVSIIPAA; this comes from the coding sequence ATGGCTCACAAAAAAGCTGGCGGTAGTACCCGTAACGGTCGCGATTCCGAAAGTAAACGTCTTGGCGTAAAGCGCTTTGGCGGTCAGGTAGTATTAGCAGGTAACATCCTGGTTCGTCAGCGCGGAACTCGTTTCCACGCAGGTGAGAACGTTGGTGTTGGCAAGGATCACACCTTGTTCGCCAAGGCTACCGGTGAAGTGAAGTTTGAAGTAAAAGGCGCTAACAACCGTAAATTCGTCAGCATTATTCCTGCTGCCTAA
- the cgtA gene encoding Obg family GTPase CgtA → MKFVDEAPIFVAAGKGGNGCLSFRREKFVENGGPDGGDGGDGGSVYLEGDASLNTLIDYRYQPKYRAADGEKGRPAQCTGAKGDDVILKVPVGTTIIDAETNEILGDIKAAGEQLMVAHGGWHGLGNLRFKSSTNRAPRKTTHGSEGQQRTLKLELKVLADVGLLGLPNAGKSTFIRAVSSAKPKVANYPFTTLVPNLGVVKVQAHRSFVVADLPGLIEGASEGAGLGIRFLKHLTRCRVLLHLVDMAPFDESNPTENALAIAKELDAFSPTLAERERWLVLNKADLLPEEEFNARCDELIEAMDWQGPVFKIAGINQQGTEELAGRLMDHLEAVWEAEEEDPDKAEAELQAQEQMQREARERIAELRERYHARKAERKAAGEDGGDDDDWNEDDYDVEFVYEP, encoded by the coding sequence GTGAAGTTTGTTGATGAGGCGCCCATTTTTGTAGCCGCCGGTAAGGGTGGTAACGGCTGTCTGAGCTTTCGCCGTGAAAAATTTGTCGAAAACGGTGGCCCAGATGGCGGCGACGGCGGCGATGGCGGCAGTGTGTATTTGGAGGGCGATGCTAGCCTCAATACCTTGATCGACTATCGCTACCAGCCCAAATATCGCGCCGCCGATGGCGAGAAAGGTCGCCCGGCTCAGTGCACGGGGGCTAAAGGTGACGACGTTATTTTAAAGGTGCCGGTGGGCACCACGATTATCGATGCCGAAACCAACGAAATTTTGGGCGACATCAAGGCCGCTGGCGAGCAGTTGATGGTGGCGCACGGTGGTTGGCACGGCCTAGGTAATTTGCGCTTTAAGAGCTCAACGAACCGCGCGCCGCGCAAGACCACGCACGGCAGCGAGGGCCAGCAGCGCACCTTGAAGCTGGAGTTAAAAGTGCTGGCCGATGTGGGCTTGCTGGGGCTGCCCAATGCGGGCAAGTCGACCTTTATTCGCGCGGTTAGCTCGGCCAAGCCGAAGGTGGCTAACTATCCGTTTACCACGCTGGTGCCGAACCTAGGTGTGGTAAAGGTGCAGGCGCACCGCAGTTTTGTGGTGGCGGATTTACCCGGTTTAATTGAGGGCGCCTCTGAGGGTGCCGGCTTGGGTATTCGTTTTTTGAAGCACTTAACCCGTTGCCGGGTACTGTTGCACCTTGTGGATATGGCGCCTTTTGATGAGTCTAACCCCACAGAAAATGCACTGGCTATTGCCAAAGAGCTAGATGCCTTTAGCCCTACACTAGCTGAGCGCGAGCGCTGGCTGGTGCTTAATAAGGCCGATTTGCTGCCCGAGGAAGAGTTCAATGCCCGTTGCGATGAGCTCATTGAGGCGATGGATTGGCAGGGCCCGGTATTTAAAATTGCCGGTATTAATCAGCAGGGCACTGAAGAATTAGCGGGCCGCTTGATGGATCACTTGGAAGCTGTTTGGGAGGCTGAAGAGGAAGATCCCGATAAGGCTGAGGCCGAGCTTCAAGCGCAGGAGCAAATGCAGCGCGAGGCGCGCGAGCGCATTGCCGAATTGCGCGAGCGCTACCACGCACGCAAGGCCGAGCGCAAAGCGGCGGGCGAAGATGGTGGCGATGACGACGATTGGAATGAAGATGACTACGACGTCGAGTTTGTCTATGAGCCCTAG
- the proB gene encoding glutamate 5-kinase: protein MDTSGKRTEIVNKQRWVVKIGSSLLTNNGQGLDRPAIAGWVEQMGRLRAQGIELVLVSSGAVAAGMRRLGWTTRPHEMHKLQAAAAVGQMTLVHNYEKEFLKYNLQTAQILLVHDDLASRERYLNARSTINTLIELGVVPVVNENDTVITEEIRFGDNDTLGALVANLVEADVLILLTDQDGMFDADPRSNPNAKMLNRLPASDERLDAMAGDGGALGRGGMVTKVRAARLAARSGTHTVIVGGRIDNVIDRLSKGEELGTLLLADEEPKTARKNWLAGHLQTCGEYIIDDGAAHSLRTQGSSLLPVGVTGVFGTFNRGDMVLCLDSEGNEVARGLSNYSALDSRRIAGLPSDEIEGVLGYVDQVELIHRDNLVLSLI from the coding sequence ATGGATACCAGTGGTAAACGCACTGAAATCGTCAATAAACAACGTTGGGTTGTAAAGATTGGCAGCTCGCTGTTAACCAATAATGGCCAGGGTTTAGATAGACCGGCTATTGCGGGATGGGTTGAGCAAATGGGTCGTTTACGGGCACAGGGTATCGAGCTTGTGTTGGTGTCTTCCGGTGCTGTAGCGGCCGGTATGCGGCGCCTGGGCTGGACCACACGGCCCCATGAAATGCATAAGTTGCAGGCGGCTGCCGCGGTAGGTCAGATGACCCTTGTGCATAATTACGAAAAAGAATTTCTCAAATACAACCTTCAAACCGCGCAAATTTTGTTGGTGCACGACGATCTCGCCTCGCGCGAGCGCTACCTCAATGCTCGCTCCACCATAAACACCCTGATTGAGTTGGGTGTGGTGCCGGTGGTGAACGAAAACGACACGGTTATCACCGAAGAAATTCGCTTTGGCGACAACGATACCTTGGGCGCCTTGGTGGCCAACTTAGTGGAAGCCGACGTGCTGATTCTGCTCACTGACCAAGACGGCATGTTCGACGCCGATCCGCGCTCCAACCCCAATGCGAAGATGCTCAACCGCTTGCCTGCCTCAGACGAGCGTTTAGATGCCATGGCCGGCGACGGCGGTGCTTTGGGTCGTGGTGGCATGGTGACCAAGGTGCGGGCGGCGCGTTTGGCGGCGCGCTCGGGCACGCATACCGTGATTGTGGGTGGGCGTATCGATAATGTGATCGACCGTCTATCGAAAGGTGAGGAATTGGGCACGCTTTTATTGGCCGATGAGGAGCCGAAAACGGCGCGTAAGAATTGGCTGGCCGGGCACCTGCAGACCTGTGGCGAATACATCATCGACGATGGCGCAGCCCATAGTTTGCGCACTCAGGGTTCCAGTTTGCTGCCGGTGGGCGTGACGGGGGTGTTTGGCACCTTCAACCGGGGCGACATGGTGCTGTGCTTGGATTCCGAGGGCAACGAGGTGGCGCGCGGTTTGTCGAACTACAGCGCCCTCGACTCGCGTCGCATTGCGGGCCTGCCCAGCGACGAAATTGAAGGCGTATTGGGTTATGTGGATCAGGTGGAGCTTATTCACCGAGATAACTTGGTGTTAAGTTTGATTTAG
- the rpsT gene encoding 30S ribosomal protein S20, which translates to MANSPQAKKRARQNEKARKHNASLRSMTRTYLKKVLSAIKAGDHAAATTAFAAAVPVLDRIADKGIIHKNKAARHKSRLNAQIKALAA; encoded by the coding sequence GTGGCTAATTCACCCCAAGCTAAAAAACGTGCTCGTCAGAACGAGAAGGCTCGTAAGCACAACGCCAGCCTGCGCTCCATGACGCGCACATATTTGAAAAAAGTGCTCTCAGCGATCAAAGCTGGTGATCACGCTGCAGCTACCACGGCTTTTGCCGCAGCTGTACCTGTTCTTGACCGCATTGCGGACAAGGGCATCATTCACAAGAACAAAGCAGCTCGTCATAAGAGCCGCTTAAACGCGCAAATCAAAGCACTCGCTGCTTAA
- a CDS encoding HD-GYP domain-containing protein, protein MQKIPKQMLQKGMFIEEFCGSWMEHPFWRSRFVLASDDDLARILQSSITELWIDPTKGLGLSDAEARALPAVEEPNLEQLAASEAKAKPQRVSMGEELARARKICDRARSAVEQMFSEARMGKAVDAEHCKAMVEEISTSVSRNPGALISLARLKTADEYTYMHSVAVCALMIALARELALPEDQVKEAGLAGLLHDMGKALIPMSILNKAGKLTDAEFDIVKQHPKKGYELLVEAGNASQEVMDACLHHHEKTDGSGYPHKLLDADISLIAKMTAVCDVYDAITSNRPYKKGWDPAESIKKMAEWSKGHFDEAVFQGFVKSLGIYPVGSLVRLQSNRLGIVVEQSPGALLKPKVKVFFSVANNTRIAPVLLDLASSKVDEKIVSREPTDKWAFKDLDELWQVE, encoded by the coding sequence ATGCAGAAGATCCCCAAGCAGATGTTGCAGAAAGGGATGTTTATCGAGGAGTTTTGCGGCTCGTGGATGGAGCATCCCTTCTGGCGCAGCCGCTTCGTGCTTGCTTCGGATGACGATCTCGCGCGCATCTTGCAGAGCTCGATTACCGAGCTGTGGATCGATCCTACAAAGGGCTTGGGTCTATCCGACGCTGAAGCGCGCGCCCTGCCGGCGGTCGAAGAGCCAAACTTGGAGCAATTGGCGGCATCTGAGGCTAAGGCCAAGCCGCAGCGGGTTTCAATGGGCGAGGAGTTGGCTCGAGCTCGTAAAATTTGTGATAGGGCGCGCTCTGCCGTTGAGCAGATGTTTTCCGAGGCGCGTATGGGTAAGGCGGTGGACGCCGAGCACTGCAAGGCGATGGTGGAGGAGATATCCACCTCCGTTAGCCGCAACCCCGGGGCTTTAATCAGTTTGGCGCGCTTGAAGACCGCCGATGAGTACACCTATATGCACTCGGTTGCCGTGTGTGCACTTATGATTGCGCTGGCGCGAGAGCTTGCCTTGCCCGAGGATCAAGTGAAGGAGGCTGGCCTGGCGGGGCTGCTGCACGACATGGGCAAGGCGCTGATTCCCATGTCGATCCTCAACAAGGCTGGTAAGCTGACCGACGCAGAGTTTGATATCGTCAAACAGCACCCGAAGAAGGGCTATGAGTTGCTGGTGGAGGCGGGCAATGCGAGCCAAGAGGTGATGGATGCCTGTTTGCATCACCATGAAAAAACCGATGGCAGTGGCTACCCGCACAAGCTGCTCGACGCGGACATCAGTTTGATTGCCAAGATGACGGCAGTGTGCGATGTCTATGACGCCATCACCTCTAATCGGCCGTACAAGAAAGGCTGGGACCCGGCTGAATCGATAAAAAAGATGGCCGAGTGGAGTAAGGGGCACTTCGATGAGGCGGTTTTTCAGGGGTTTGTTAAAAGCTTAGGTATTTACCCGGTTGGCTCTTTGGTTCGCCTGCAGTCTAATCGCCTAGGTATTGTTGTGGAGCAAAGTCCTGGTGCTCTGTTGAAGCCCAAGGTGAAGGTATTCTTTAGTGTGGCAAACAACACTCGTATCGCCCCGGTCCTGCTCGATTTAGCCTCCAGCAAGGTTGATGAGAAGATCGTTAGCCGCGAGCCCACCGATAAGTGGGCTTTCAAAGACCTCGACGAGCTCTGGCAGGTTGAGTAG